In the Rhodospirillaceae bacterium genome, CCAGCCGGGGGCGCCGCCTTCGGCCCAGCCGTCATAGTCCAGGGCGTTGCCGCGGACATAGGCCATGCCGTTGATCGAGGAGGAGCCGCCGAGCACCCGGCCGCGCGGGCAGTGCAGGCGCCGCCCGCCGAGATGCGGCTCGGGCTCGGTCCAGTAAGACCAGTTGTAGCGCTCCCGGCCTTGGGCGATGGCGAGCGCCGTCGGCATTTGCAGGAAGATGCTGCGGTCGCTGCCGCCCGCCTCGAGCAGCAGCACGCTCGCCGTGCCGTCCTCGGTCAGCCGGCTGGCGAGGACGCAGCCCGCCGAGCCGGCGCCGATCACGATATAGTCAAATGCCCGACCGTCGCTCATCCGGGTATCCTTCCGCCCGGGCTATTGCGGCAAATTGGCCGCCATGATAGCCGTAACGCCCCCCGAATCGCCGTCAGGGAGCGCGAATCGGGGACCGTAATCGGAGGAAATTACCATGACAAGACGGGTGCGACTGGCGGCTCTGGGCGCCGTTTCCGCCATGCTGTTTTCGACCGCCGCCTGGGCGGCCGATCCGGCATCCTGCAAGAATGTCCGCTTCTCCGACGTCGGCTGGACGGACATCACCTCGACCACCGCAGCGACCTCGGTGGTGCTCAAGGCGCTGGGCTACAATCCGAGCGCGAAGGTGCTGTCGGTCCCGGTCACCTACAAGGGCCTCAGCACCGGCGAAATCGACGTCTTCCTCGGCAACTGGATGCCGACCATGGAAGGCGACATCAAGGAGTACCGCGAGAACGGGACGGTCGAGACCATTGCGAGGAATCTGGTCGGGGCGAAATACACGCTGGCGGTCAACAAGCTGGCGACCGACGGCGGCATCAAGAGCTTCGGCGACATCGCCAAATACAGCAAGCAGCTCGAGGGCAAGATCTACGGCATCGAGCCGGGCAACGACGGCAACCGCCTGATCCAGGACATGATCGCGAAGAACGCCTTCGGCCTGAAGGGCTTCAAGGTGGTCGAGTCGAGCGAAGCCGGCATGCTGGCCCAGGTCGTGCGCGCCAACCGCAAGAAGCAGTGGATCGTCTTCCTGGGCTGGGAGCCGCATCCGATGAACGCCAAGTTCGACATGACCTATCTCGCCGGCGGCGACGACTGGTTCGGGCCGAATTTCGGCGGCGCGGAGGTCTTCACCAACGTCCGCAAGGGCTACGCCAAAGACTGCCCGAATGTCGGCAAGCTGCTGAAGAATCTCGTGTTCACGCTGGCGATGGAAAACGAGATCATGACCGCGATCCTGGATGGCAAGCAGGAGCCGCAGAAGGCGGCGACGGCATGGCTCAAGAAAAATCCCGGCATCCTGAAGGGCTGGCTCAAGGGCGTGACGACCATGAGCGGCGGCGACGGCATGGCCGCCGTCAACAAGGCGCTGGGCCTTTAGCCGGCATACCCGCCCGCCCGGAAACCGCGCAGGCGGCGCACCTGCCGCCGTCTGCGCGGCCGCCCGGAAAGCCGGCGGGAGGGCCGACAGGGCCGCCCATGCCTTCCGGGGGTAGTCCTTGGACTGGCTGACAGACGAGAAGATCCCGCTCGGCAGGTGGATCGAGACCTTCGTGGATTTCCTGCTGGACCACGGGGCCTGGTTCTTCGACTACCTGTCCGATGCCCTGGAATTCTTGATCGAGGGCGTGAC is a window encoding:
- a CDS encoding choline ABC transporter substrate-binding protein; translation: MTRRVRLAALGAVSAMLFSTAAWAADPASCKNVRFSDVGWTDITSTTAATSVVLKALGYNPSAKVLSVPVTYKGLSTGEIDVFLGNWMPTMEGDIKEYRENGTVETIARNLVGAKYTLAVNKLATDGGIKSFGDIAKYSKQLEGKIYGIEPGNDGNRLIQDMIAKNAFGLKGFKVVESSEAGMLAQVVRANRKKQWIVFLGWEPHPMNAKFDMTYLAGGDDWFGPNFGGAEVFTNVRKGYAKDCPNVGKLLKNLVFTLAMENEIMTAILDGKQEPQKAATAWLKKNPGILKGWLKGVTTMSGGDGMAAVNKALGL